GTTGATGTAGTGGGTAGAGAGGTTGTAAGTACTGATGTTGTAGTTGGAAGTGGAGTAGGTGTTGGTGTAGGTGTTGGAGGTATAGCAGTTATTGCTGTTGTTGTGGTTTGTGTGGTAGGAACTGCTATTGTGTATTGTATTGTTGCAGGGCCTTTGAAAACAATAACTGTCTCGTTAGCTGTTGATTCATAAAATAATGTTTCGTTGGGTATTGATAGAAGAATTATGTTTGGGGATATCACAAGTCTTACCACAACTGGTTTAGTTATATTGAGTTGAAGCAGGCCATTCACGATTGTAACATTTGCTATGTAGCTTATTGTAGCTGTTGCGTTTGCTGATGAAGCTATGTAGAGTGTATCTCCCATTAAAACCCATTCAGTAGCTGTACTTGCTGTAACCTCTATAGAGGATTCAATTGGTTTAACAGGTAAATCAACACCTGTTACACCAATACTGATTTGCGTAGTTATATAAACTGTTGCAACACCATCTCCATTTATTTTAATTGTTATATTTGGATTCTCTGCTTGGCCGGCAATGGTATTGAGAATTAGTATTGTGAATATGGAAATTGAGATTAGTGTTAAGTAGAGTTTGTTCTTTTCTATCATGAACTTGTTCGCCTGATAAGCTCCAACTCTAATGAACTCAGCTTTAAATTTTTATATGCCAAAAACTGTAGAAGTCTTTTTCTGCTTTCGAAATTCTCTTCAAAATACTTAACAACATCTTTAACACATTTCCTACTAATCCTACTCTTCACTAAGCACTGCAATTTTTTACTGCAGATAGCATCCTCTAAACACATTTTCCTCAAAACATCTACAGTATCGCTGAATAGTTTCGATTCTGAGTAAGGGTAAAGTCTTTTCTCCTCATGTACGAAACCCCTAAACCTGGCTACAACATATGCTAGTGCTGCAATTAGTGGTGCTAAAACTATTTGAGCACCAATTTGATTTGATACATTATTGAATATTATATGCAAATACCTTGCAGGGTTAATGAGTATTGCAATTGCTTTTGGAACTCCATAAACGTTTACCAGCTCACTTAGTGAAAGCAGTCTTTCACCGTATTTAGAGGCATCGACAAAGAATGTTTTTGGTGATTTGTTTTCGCAAATGCTGTCTATGATAGAGTTGAATAGGGATACATAAACATTTTGCTGTTGTTGAAAACCAAAAACAGTATTTGTAGCTATTGATCCATCGCCAATGACAACAGCCTTTAAACCGTTTTTGTAACACTCAACACCAACAGTATTGTTGTACACAAATGCTATTGGGTGACAAGACGCTTTATCTAAGATGGTTACTGGTGATACATATGCAAATGCTATGTAAAACATCTTCTTGTTTACATTTACATAGCCATAGACTATTCCAGAGTAGTTTGCTGAAAGAATGTACTTGAATGCCTCAATTCTAGCTGGAATTCCAAGTTTCTCAAGAACTTGATTCCCATAGCCGTCCTCATCAAGAACAATAACACTAGCTTTAGATTTTGAA
The window above is part of the Ignisphaera cupida genome. Proteins encoded here:
- a CDS encoding DUF4350 domain-containing protein, producing the protein MRKASKTINTILFLFTLLIALTLFASFEKNIAGISTSGASPLNSFWDGSSKFIEFLASRGVVHIVKDWSSVRYSNFGGCTTLVFISPEKSFENSELLSIANLVSKSKASVIVLDEDGYGNQVLEKLGIPARIEAFKYILSANYSGIVYGYVNVNKKMFYIAFAYVSPVTILDKASCHPIAFVYNNTVGVECYKNGLKAVVIGDGSIATNTVFGFQQQQNVYVSLFNSIIDSICENKSPKTFFVDASKYGERLLSLSELVNVYGVPKAIAILINPARYLHIIFNNVSNQIGAQIVLAPLIAALAYVVARFRGFVHEEKRLYPYSESKLFSDTVDVLRKMCLEDAICSKKLQCLVKSRISRKCVKDVVKYFEENFESRKRLLQFLAYKNLKLSSLELELIRRTSS